Proteins encoded within one genomic window of Candidatus Giovannonibacteria bacterium:
- a CDS encoding SIS domain-containing protein, with the protein MQQSDHIETYLNEVVEITKRIDRGSIRKIVGILRDLRNKKGRLFIIGVGGSAANASHAVNDFRKIAHIQSYAPTDNVAELTARVNDDGWDSVFARWLEHNHITPNDAVLVLSVGGGNAEKNISANIVHALNHAKERGAKILGIVSRDGGYTAKVADACVLVPVVNPDNVTAHAEAWQAVLWHAIVFHPELKMTEGKWESIEKPMLS; encoded by the coding sequence ATGCAGCAGAGCGACCATATAGAAACGTATTTAAACGAAGTTGTAGAGATTACAAAACGCATAGACCGTGGCTCTATACGCAAAATCGTCGGGATCTTGCGGGATTTAAGAAATAAAAAAGGGCGCCTGTTTATTATCGGCGTCGGCGGTTCGGCGGCAAACGCCTCGCATGCTGTTAATGATTTCCGAAAAATTGCCCATATTCAATCTTACGCTCCAACGGATAACGTCGCCGAGCTTACCGCTAGAGTAAACGATGACGGCTGGGATTCTGTTTTCGCGCGCTGGCTAGAGCATAATCACATAACGCCCAATGACGCAGTTTTGGTTTTGTCAGTTGGCGGAGGCAACGCTGAAAAAAACATAAGCGCAAATATTGTACATGCGCTGAATCACGCCAAAGAGCGCGGCGCAAAAATATTGGGCATTGTGAGCCGCGACGGCGGGTATACAGCTAAAGTCGCCGATGCCTGTGTTTTGGTGCCGGTTGTGAATCCGGACAACGTGACGGCGCACGCGGAAGCATGGCAGGCGGTGCTGTGGCACGCGATTGTTTTTCATCCTGAATTAAAAATGACTGAAGGAAAATGGGAAAGCATAGAAAAACCGATGTTGTCTTAG
- a CDS encoding AAA family ATPase, protein MIANFRFALDKPTLILGAGIASSGKSTVFRPIAAALFDSVYVEKDLINDAFLWMPKSGERRDMSRYLVSERISNQSPIYRDHIWLQSYHCMLMLARQALELGKHPILEGNYVKEIRWGYIEKVLLPQLAGINYKLKILLAHAPADLIRERIIKRDEGRDKKVISSDEEWQRLLAEQPPIPPEIEKYPHMKIDTSEALSLQALFEIMRFLAD, encoded by the coding sequence GTGATAGCAAATTTCCGTTTTGCGTTGGACAAACCAACGCTCATTTTGGGCGCGGGCATAGCAAGCAGCGGGAAAAGCACGGTTTTCAGGCCGATTGCGGCCGCGTTGTTTGATTCGGTGTATGTAGAAAAGGACCTGATTAACGATGCTTTTTTATGGATGCCCAAAAGCGGGGAAAGGCGGGACATGTCCCGTTATCTGGTTTCCGAGCGCATTTCAAATCAGAGTCCCATTTACAGGGATCACATATGGCTGCAAAGCTACCACTGCATGCTGATGTTGGCGCGGCAGGCGCTGGAGTTGGGGAAGCACCCGATCTTGGAAGGAAATTACGTTAAGGAAATTCGGTGGGGATATATTGAAAAGGTTTTGTTGCCCCAGCTCGCCGGTATCAACTATAAGCTTAAAATTCTTCTTGCGCATGCTCCGGCTGATTTGATTCGCGAAAGGATAATAAAACGCGACGAAGGCCGCGACAAAAAAGTAATAAGTTCCGACGAAGAATGGCAGCGCTTGCTTGCCGAACAGCCGCCCATCCCGCCAGAGATTGAGAAGTACCCGCATATGAAAATTGACACCTCCGAAGCGTTGTCTCTCCAAGCGCTTTTTGAGATCATGAGGTTTTTGGCTGATTAG
- a CDS encoding decaprenyl-phosphate phosphoribosyltransferase: MDELKKTIKNLIISMRPRQWIKNLFLFAAIIFVKQFSDIEKLAAVFEAFIIFCFASSAIYLLNDAVDAPYDRRHPQKRLRPIAAGELPVFGAVFAAAVFGALSVFWSFYINNFFALAVIGFLALNVLYSFYLKRFVIIDVITIALGFVIRVIAGAVAIDVRFSEWLILSTFFLTLFLAISKRKNELMHAEETEAREGLGRYSLALLDQMNAIVLPSTIITYAFYTFSSEHSKLLMITIPIVLYGLFRYLFLINIKTRSDDGPTDDLLLDKHLLATVFIWLAVSVAMILYAG; this comes from the coding sequence ATGGATGAGCTAAAAAAAACTATAAAAAATTTAATAATCTCAATGCGGCCAAGGCAGTGGATAAAAAACCTCTTTCTTTTTGCCGCCATAATTTTCGTAAAGCAGTTTTCGGATATTGAGAAGCTGGCGGCTGTTTTTGAGGCCTTTATCATTTTCTGCTTCGCCTCAAGCGCGATTTATCTGCTAAATGACGCAGTGGACGCGCCGTATGACCGCAGACACCCGCAAAAACGCCTAAGGCCGATCGCCGCTGGAGAGCTCCCAGTATTCGGAGCTGTTTTCGCAGCCGCGGTTTTCGGAGCGCTCTCCGTTTTTTGGAGTTTTTACATAAATAATTTTTTCGCGCTTGCCGTTATCGGATTTTTGGCGCTTAATGTTTTATATTCGTTTTATCTCAAGCGTTTCGTGATAATTGACGTGATAACAATCGCTTTGGGTTTTGTCATCCGCGTCATCGCCGGCGCAGTCGCCATAGACGTCCGGTTTTCGGAATGGCTGATTCTTTCAACTTTTTTCCTGACGCTTTTTTTGGCTATTTCCAAGAGGAAAAACGAGCTTATGCATGCAGAGGAAACCGAAGCGCGCGAGGGGCTTGGCAGATATTCTCTCGCTCTCTTGGACCAGATGAATGCGATTGTTTTGCCTTCCACCATTATCACCTACGCTTTTTATACGTTCAGCTCCGAGCACAGCAAGCTTCTCATGATTACAATACCCATCGTGCTTTACGGGCTTTTTCGGTATTTATTTTTGATAAACATAAAAACGCGGAGCGACGATGGTCCCACGGACGATTTGCTTTTAGACAAACATTTGCTCGCCACTGTTTTTATCTGGCTCGCGGTTTCCGTAGCAATGATTCTTTATGCCGGATAG
- a CDS encoding galactokinase encodes MQSSIILSRVPFRLPLGGGSTDMPSYYKKYGGFIFTAAINMYMDVLIKATRSDDLIHVHYKSFEAVPSVGEIRHELAREALKMTGHEKGIAISFKADTPAGTGLGSSGACSVALLKGLSAYNGNEMPSEEAAEKSFEITQSLGLHDGKQDPYACALGGFSVLDIDTDGKVNVTKPVFAKETVDKFLNNTLLFYTGVSRESDPILAAQDKEKVLELKHKTKAIGLEVYKAFQNGDLDRFGSLMDEHWRVKKSMSSQMANRRFDEIYEAAKNAGALGGKILGAGGGGYFLFYCPSQKSKESVRAALSGYGLREMDFSIDYKGARVRRVNF; translated from the coding sequence ATGCAATCGTCAATAATATTGAGCAGAGTGCCGTTTCGGCTGCCATTGGGCGGAGGGTCTACGGATATGCCCTCGTATTATAAAAAATACGGGGGGTTTATATTTACCGCCGCAATCAATATGTATATGGACGTCTTGATTAAAGCGACCCGTTCGGACGATCTTATCCACGTGCATTACAAATCTTTTGAAGCCGTGCCTTCGGTTGGAGAAATCCGCCATGAGCTGGCCAGAGAGGCGCTGAAGATGACCGGCCACGAAAAAGGCATAGCCATTTCTTTTAAGGCGGATACGCCCGCCGGCACCGGCCTTGGCTCCTCCGGCGCGTGCTCCGTGGCTTTGCTTAAAGGGCTGTCGGCTTACAACGGAAACGAGATGCCGAGCGAAGAAGCCGCCGAAAAATCATTTGAGATAACCCAGTCCCTTGGGCTTCACGACGGCAAACAGGACCCATACGCCTGCGCCCTTGGCGGCTTTTCCGTTTTGGATATTGATACCGACGGCAAAGTAAATGTTACAAAACCGGTTTTCGCCAAGGAGACAGTAGATAAATTTTTAAATAATACCCTGCTTTTTTACACCGGCGTCAGCCGGGAGAGCGACCCGATATTGGCCGCGCAGGATAAAGAAAAAGTTCTGGAGTTGAAACACAAAACCAAAGCGATTGGCCTCGAGGTTTATAAAGCGTTTCAGAACGGAGATTTAGACCGCTTTGGCTCTTTGATGGACGAGCATTGGCGGGTCAAAAAATCAATGTCTTCGCAAATGGCCAACCGGCGGTTTGACGAAATTTACGAAGCGGCGAAAAACGCCGGCGCTTTGGGCGGCAAAATTCTGGGAGCCGGCGGCGGCGGATACTTTTTATTTTACTGCCCGTCGCAAAAATCCAAAGAGTCCGTGCGCGCCGCGCTAAGCGGCTACGGGCTGCGGGAGATGGATTTTAGCATTGACTATAAAGGCGCTCGCGTCCGGAGAGTTAATTTTTAA
- a CDS encoding NAD(P)-dependent oxidoreductase, whose product METKKYLITGGAGFLGINLARFLLKKGQKVRILDLAQFDYPERNKVEALLGDTRDKSGVDKAMDRIDIVVHAAAALPLYSQKDIYSTEVDGTKNVLESAGRRNVDRFIHISSTAVYGIPDHHPIYENDKLQGVGPYGEAKILAEKFCEEARKNGMCVTILRPKSFVGPERLGVFALFYDWAGTGHNFPMIGNGKNSYQLLDVEDLCEAIFLSATLPKEKANDTFNVGAKDFATMRRDWQAVLDRAGFGKKIIGLPAAPMIFVLRFLEILRLSPLYKWVYETAGKDSFVSVEKAERILGFRPKYSNKEALVRNYEWYLANLDKFKNQTGVSHRVPWKQGILKIAKLFF is encoded by the coding sequence ATGGAAACAAAAAAATATTTAATAACAGGCGGCGCCGGGTTTTTGGGAATTAACCTCGCGCGTTTTCTGCTCAAAAAAGGGCAGAAAGTAAGAATTCTGGATTTGGCCCAGTTTGATTACCCGGAGAGAAACAAGGTTGAGGCGCTGCTCGGGGACACAAGAGATAAATCAGGCGTTGATAAAGCGATGGACAGAATTGACATTGTTGTCCATGCGGCGGCCGCGTTGCCGCTTTATTCGCAAAAAGACATATACTCCACGGAAGTGGACGGAACAAAAAACGTTTTAGAAAGCGCCGGGCGGCGCAACGTTGACAGATTTATACATATTTCCAGCACGGCGGTTTACGGCATTCCCGACCACCACCCGATTTACGAAAATGATAAGCTTCAGGGAGTTGGGCCTTACGGCGAGGCGAAAATTCTGGCGGAGAAATTTTGCGAGGAAGCAAGAAAAAATGGAATGTGCGTTACAATTCTCCGGCCGAAATCTTTTGTGGGACCCGAGCGGTTGGGGGTTTTCGCGCTTTTTTACGATTGGGCGGGCACCGGGCACAATTTCCCCATGATCGGCAACGGAAAAAACAGCTACCAGCTTTTAGACGTTGAAGATTTATGCGAGGCGATTTTTCTTTCGGCTACCTTGCCGAAAGAAAAGGCCAACGACACTTTCAATGTCGGCGCAAAGGATTTTGCGACGATGCGCCGGGACTGGCAGGCGGTTTTGGACCGCGCGGGATTCGGCAAAAAAATTATCGGTTTGCCCGCTGCCCCCATGATTTTTGTTTTGAGATTCTTGGAGATTTTGCGCCTTTCACCTCTTTACAAATGGGTTTATGAAACCGCAGGCAAGGACTCTTTTGTGTCAGTGGAAAAAGCTGAACGGATTTTGGGATTCCGTCCAAAATATTCCAACAAAGAAGCGCTCGTCCGCAACTATGAATGGTATTTGGCTAATCTGGATAAATTTAAAAACCAGACCGGGGTATCCCACCGCGTCCCGTGGAAACAGGGGATTTTAAAAATCGCTAAGCTTTTTTTTTGA
- a CDS encoding FAD-dependent oxidoreductase → MKQRPKILLIGAGRFGKNHLRVLRLLEKRGKLALAGVAVKSKASEKFVKREYGVPVFKKITPALLSSVDAVDIVTPPHTHFALAKQCLRYTNVFIEKPLAEKTSDAERLNNLARSKGRVLMVGHIYRYHPLAQKLKSMLPKLKNLEKIGGAFISPIATYRGQDPLLEELHWFDVLDYLFGKKPDAVWSGGTKYLRDVYLRYPGGADAHLKIGWENGQKIRALNFVTKGGKKIVCDFERPAAAEPLKKELEAFIGALCGQKNAYPNGEVGARIVEIAERAKRHSPPKTPRVAVIGGGIFGATAALVLGRHFPVVLFEKNPDIFGEATLANQYRHHYGYHYPRSPETIKEVQEARRDFESVYREAVSSGFPSYYCVSRKGSLVSAKQFLEVCKKNNLPVKIAYPPDIFLNRNTVSVSIRTPEAVYDYKKLKGLVWRTLRQNPNIKVKLNSEIVSARLNNAGKKILVIKAKSGAKGPEEFDYVINATYARYNNFCGWLGFPLKNLNFRLKELAVVRLKTQEKCAVTIMDGPFATIVPMDGRSDLYTLGDVPLSVHKNYNNLKGLSLDKIRKLPASRWEKMKKRCSEWFPALKNSEYIKSMFVILPTEPASAGTDARPTVVASHGFGCFSIFSGKIITAVSAAKQILRELQ, encoded by the coding sequence ATGAAACAGCGTCCAAAAATTTTATTAATCGGCGCGGGGAGATTCGGCAAAAATCATTTAAGAGTACTGCGATTATTAGAAAAGCGCGGCAAATTGGCTTTGGCCGGAGTTGCCGTAAAGAGCAAGGCGTCGGAAAAATTCGTCAAAAGAGAATACGGCGTGCCGGTTTTTAAAAAAATAACCCCGGCGCTTCTTAGTTCCGTGGATGCCGTTGATATCGTAACGCCGCCCCATACGCATTTCGCTCTGGCCAAGCAATGTCTGCGTTATACGAATGTGTTTATTGAAAAGCCGTTGGCTGAAAAAACAAGCGACGCGGAGCGTCTCAATAATCTCGCGCGGAGCAAGGGGCGGGTTTTGATGGTTGGGCATATTTATCGCTACCACCCGCTTGCGCAAAAACTGAAATCAATGTTGCCGAAATTGAAAAATCTGGAAAAAATAGGCGGCGCGTTTATCAGCCCCATCGCGACTTACAGGGGCCAAGACCCGCTTCTGGAAGAGCTTCATTGGTTTGATGTTCTGGACTATTTATTCGGCAAAAAGCCGGACGCGGTTTGGAGCGGGGGCACAAAATATTTGCGGGACGTTTATTTGCGCTATCCGGGCGGCGCTGATGCACATTTGAAAATTGGCTGGGAGAACGGCCAAAAAATCAGGGCGCTGAATTTCGTTACGAAAGGAGGCAAAAAAATAGTTTGCGATTTTGAGCGCCCGGCGGCCGCAGAACCGCTGAAAAAAGAGCTTGAGGCGTTTATCGGCGCTCTTTGCGGACAAAAAAACGCTTACCCGAATGGCGAGGTTGGGGCCAGGATTGTTGAGATAGCCGAGCGGGCGAAGAGGCATTCCCCGCCAAAAACGCCGCGCGTCGCGGTCATAGGCGGAGGGATTTTCGGCGCGACCGCCGCGCTTGTTTTGGGCAGACATTTCCCGGTAGTTTTATTTGAAAAAAATCCGGATATTTTCGGTGAAGCAACGCTGGCCAATCAATACAGGCATCACTATGGGTATCATTATCCGCGGAGCCCCGAAACCATAAAAGAGGTTCAGGAAGCGAGGCGCGATTTTGAATCGGTTTATCGCGAGGCGGTATCCTCCGGATTCCCAAGTTATTATTGCGTTTCCCGAAAAGGGTCGCTGGTTTCCGCGAAACAATTTTTGGAAGTTTGCAAAAAAAATAACCTGCCTGTCAAAATCGCGTATCCGCCGGACATATTTTTAAACCGCAATACGGTGAGCGTTTCCATCCGGACGCCGGAGGCAGTGTATGATTATAAGAAATTAAAGGGCTTGGTCTGGCGGACACTTCGCCAAAATCCGAATATTAAAGTCAAGCTCAACTCGGAGATTGTATCCGCACGGCTGAACAATGCCGGGAAGAAAATCTTGGTTATCAAAGCCAAAAGCGGCGCAAAAGGCCCGGAAGAATTTGACTATGTGATTAACGCCACTTACGCCCGATACAATAATTTTTGCGGCTGGCTCGGCTTCCCTCTGAAAAATTTGAATTTCCGGCTGAAGGAACTGGCCGTTGTGCGCCTCAAAACGCAGGAGAAGTGCGCTGTCACCATTATGGACGGGCCTTTCGCTACAATTGTGCCGATGGATGGCCGCAGCGATTTATACACTTTGGGGGACGTGCCGCTCTCCGTCCACAAAAATTACAATAATTTAAAAGGCCTTTCTTTGGATAAAATCCGCAAACTTCCGGCATCGCGCTGGGAGAAAATGAAGAAAAGATGCTCCGAATGGTTCCCGGCGCTAAAAAACAGCGAGTACATTAAATCAATGTTCGTTATTTTGCCGACAGAGCCCGCTTCCGCCGGAACAGACGCGCGCCCGACCGTCGTCGCTTCCCACGGGTTCGGCTGCTTCTCAATCTTCAGCGGCAAAATTATAACCGCTGTTTCCGCCGCCAAACAAATCCTGCGGGAGTTGCAATGA
- a CDS encoding glycosyltransferase family 2 protein: protein MISVVVPVYNEEHTISELHERLVKTLAACCDSYEIVFVNDGSTDNTEKTALTLKPLELISFAKNQGQTPALNAGIRKAKGDIIVFLDADLQNNPEDIPKLLEKISQGCGAVVGRREHRQDPAARTIFSKVANFIARLLLGVKVHDFGCGLKAYRAEFIKNFELWGQVQVFLPAIAKARGAKVCEVGVAHNDRKAGVSKIKISNMVKGGLGLLKIAFIARFLNPYR from the coding sequence ATGATTTCGGTAGTAGTCCCGGTTTATAACGAAGAGCATACAATAAGCGAGCTTCACGAACGTCTTGTGAAAACGCTGGCGGCCTGTTGTGATTCTTACGAGATTGTTTTTGTCAATGACGGCTCAACCGATAACACGGAAAAAACAGCGCTGACTTTGAAGCCGCTTGAATTGATTTCTTTTGCAAAAAATCAAGGGCAGACCCCGGCGCTGAATGCCGGAATACGCAAAGCGAAAGGCGACATCATTGTGTTTTTGGACGCTGATTTGCAGAACAACCCCGAGGACATCCCGAAACTTTTGGAAAAAATTTCGCAGGGTTGCGGCGCGGTGGTGGGTCGGCGCGAGCATCGGCAGGACCCTGCCGCTCGCACCATATTTTCCAAAGTGGCAAATTTTATCGCCCGTTTGCTTTTGGGCGTAAAAGTCCATGATTTCGGCTGCGGGCTTAAAGCATATCGCGCGGAATTTATCAAAAACTTTGAGCTTTGGGGGCAGGTGCAGGTTTTTTTGCCGGCAATTGCCAAGGCGCGCGGGGCGAAGGTCTGTGAAGTCGGCGTTGCGCATAACGACAGAAAAGCCGGGGTCTCCAAAATAAAAATTTCCAATATGGTAAAAGGCGGCCTGGGCCTTTTAAAAATCGCTTTTATTGCTAGATTTTTAAATCCTTACAGGTAA
- a CDS encoding nucleotidyltransferase family protein, protein MKAIILAAGRGKRMRHLTDDLPKPLLKLAGKTFLDYIFDSFTEEINEAILVIGYMGEKIKEYLGENYKGRKIYYVVQRELSGTGNAVLLTKHLFKEKERFLIFYADELVSKDDVEKCLENEFGWLCWEVENPRASGIVTISPGGFITEIIEKPQNPKSNLGGGGLMLVNADLFGCAPDKHETGEYYLTSMMNKFVKDHKVKAVVSKNRPSFTSPEDINRVI, encoded by the coding sequence ATGAAAGCGATAATTTTAGCCGCGGGCAGAGGGAAAAGGATGAGACATTTAACGGACGATTTGCCGAAACCGCTTTTAAAGCTTGCCGGAAAAACGTTTTTAGACTACATATTTGATTCTTTCACGGAAGAAATAAACGAGGCCATCTTGGTAATCGGCTATATGGGCGAGAAAATAAAAGAATATTTGGGAGAAAATTATAAAGGGCGGAAAATTTATTATGTTGTGCAGAGAGAGCTCTCCGGCACGGGCAATGCGGTGCTTCTTACAAAGCATTTATTCAAGGAAAAAGAGCGTTTTTTGATATTTTACGCGGACGAACTGGTTTCAAAAGACGACGTGGAAAAATGTTTGGAAAATGAATTCGGATGGCTGTGCTGGGAAGTAGAAAACCCGAGAGCGTCCGGCATCGTTACGATCTCTCCGGGAGGATTTATCACGGAGATAATAGAAAAACCCCAAAACCCGAAGTCAAACTTGGGCGGCGGAGGGTTAATGCTTGTGAACGCCGATTTGTTTGGATGCGCTCCCGACAAGCACGAGACCGGAGAATATTATTTAACGTCCATGATGAATAAATTTGTAAAAGATCATAAGGTAAAAGCAGTCGTGTCAAAAAACCGGCCGTCTTTCACCTCCCCGGAAGACATTAATAGAGTTATATAG
- a CDS encoding methyltransferase domain-containing protein, whose product MTHAEYCSKFIPAGGRVLDVGSGRGDFLREMAGLGFDACGVEPNTERIFSAIGGPAFGREKVVKVSAENLPFPDNHFDFVNCAEVSEHVDDPSKMLQEIFRVLKPGGKCYTSFHNRLGVYDYHYRLYFINWMPRVWTEPILKFLGKQKEDGPAGRQKLTTMHYYTYGQVLKMLHNASFSAEDIRKEKIRQFFGITRLPFFILYFTLLRPLYFNTFHFLLAKP is encoded by the coding sequence ATGACTCACGCCGAATATTGCAGCAAGTTTATTCCCGCCGGCGGCAGGGTCTTGGATGTGGGCTCCGGCAGGGGCGATTTTCTGCGCGAGATGGCCGGCTTGGGATTTGACGCGTGCGGAGTTGAGCCGAACACCGAGCGGATTTTTTCCGCAATAGGCGGACCAGCCTTTGGCCGGGAAAAGGTTGTGAAGGTAAGCGCCGAAAACTTGCCGTTCCCCGATAATCATTTTGATTTTGTAAATTGCGCCGAGGTCAGCGAGCACGTTGACGATCCTTCTAAGATGCTCCAAGAAATTTTTCGGGTTCTAAAGCCCGGAGGGAAATGCTACACAAGTTTTCACAATCGCTTGGGGGTTTACGACTATCATTATCGGCTTTATTTTATAAACTGGATGCCGAGGGTTTGGACAGAGCCGATTTTAAAATTTTTAGGAAAACAAAAAGAGGACGGCCCGGCCGGACGCCAGAAACTGACCACGATGCATTATTATACTTACGGACAAGTTTTGAAAATGCTTCACAATGCCAGTTTTTCCGCAGAAGACATCCGAAAAGAGAAAATTAGACAATTCTTCGGCATCACGCGCTTGCCGTTTTTTATTTTATATTTCACATTGCTTCGTCCGTTATATTTCAACACCTTCCATTTTTTGCTTGCCAAACCTTAA
- a CDS encoding GtrA family protein encodes MRFDLLRAAIVGEAIALLTLPTLKNINFFEPTFVAVWLVFVPAAALAGFYLIYLTSARRPVLLELGKYGLVGCFNFFLDAGIFNFFILITGIARGWPVDVFIIIAFAITITQSFLWNKFWIFKANDLANARAQYAKFFSMTVVTSLLGLLFMHLMINTIGAPSGFDLKVWANLALLVLIPTSALGNFLGYKFFVFKK; translated from the coding sequence ATGCGGTTTGACCTTTTGCGGGCCGCAATTGTGGGGGAAGCCATCGCGCTTTTGACTTTGCCGACGTTAAAAAATATAAATTTTTTTGAGCCGACATTTGTCGCCGTCTGGCTGGTCTTCGTGCCCGCGGCGGCGCTCGCCGGTTTTTATTTGATTTATTTGACGTCGGCGAGGCGGCCCGTCTTGCTGGAGTTGGGAAAATACGGCCTCGTCGGATGCTTCAATTTTTTTCTGGACGCGGGCATTTTCAACTTTTTTATTTTAATTACTGGCATTGCCAGGGGTTGGCCGGTGGACGTTTTTATAATAATTGCTTTTGCGATAACGATAACGCAAAGTTTTTTGTGGAATAAATTCTGGATTTTTAAGGCGAACGATTTGGCCAATGCGCGCGCGCAGTACGCAAAATTTTTCAGCATGACTGTTGTCACTTCCCTTTTAGGGCTTTTGTTTATGCATCTTATGATAAATACCATCGGTGCTCCCTCCGGTTTTGATTTGAAAGTTTGGGCGAATCTCGCGCTTTTAGTTTTGATACCGACGTCTGCCCTGGGCAATTTCCTTGGCTATAAGTTTTTTGTTTTTAAAAAATGA
- a CDS encoding glycosyltransferase family 2 protein, with amino-acid sequence MQKIDFSIIVPVYNEEKRIPRSINQIFSFFNSCGDAVEVIFVSDGSTDDTEKVLESYQAKQGFKIIKYGKNRGKGYAVRQGVLAASGRWIIFFDIDLAVPLSEFSHFKSFVADGDQVIIGSRRLMDSRINKREHWLREFLGAGFSALSRVFVREVADFTCGFKCFSKQAAEQIFPIARINRWAFDTELLYIAKLKRMPIRQMPVEWSHDDDSRVRVWKDALVSLKELAQIKINQLKGLYA; translated from the coding sequence ATGCAAAAAATTGATTTTTCCATAATAGTGCCGGTGTATAACGAAGAGAAGCGCATACCAAGAAGTATAAACCAGATTTTTAGTTTTTTTAATAGTTGCGGCGATGCGGTGGAGGTGATTTTTGTCAGCGACGGGTCTACCGACGACACGGAAAAGGTTCTGGAAAGTTATCAGGCGAAGCAGGGTTTTAAAATCATAAAATACGGCAAGAACCGCGGGAAGGGTTATGCTGTCCGACAAGGCGTTTTGGCGGCCAGCGGGCGCTGGATAATTTTCTTTGACATTGACTTGGCAGTTCCCCTAAGCGAGTTCTCGCATTTTAAATCTTTCGTTGCGGACGGCGATCAGGTAATTATCGGCAGCCGCCGGCTGATGGATTCGCGAATAAACAAGCGCGAGCATTGGCTGCGTGAATTTCTCGGCGCCGGATTCAGCGCGCTGTCCCGCGTTTTTGTTCGCGAGGTCGCCGATTTTACATGCGGCTTTAAATGTTTTTCCAAACAGGCCGCTGAACAAATTTTCCCCATTGCGCGGATAAACAGATGGGCGTTTGACACGGAGCTTCTGTATATCGCCAAATTAAAACGCATGCCAATCCGCCAGATGCCGGTAGAATGGTCGCATGATGATGATTCCAGAGTAAGGGTTTGGAAAGATGCGCTGGTTTCCTTAAAAGAACTCGCGCAAATAAAAATTAACCAGTTAAAGGGACTCTACGCATGA
- a CDS encoding HAD-IIIA family hydrolase, with protein MAHVGNKAVFFDRDGVILKAVVDAGVPRPPYSVAEYKEKSGIMPGAKEAVEAVRRNGFLAILATNQPDIRYGRITKEDWQWIQNQIVDIPFDDIFICFHGRDDGCECKKPKPGMLIAAAKKWGIDLKKTFMVGDSESDVKAGQAAGCKIILIDHEQNKNLEPDFRVTNLSEVVKLINENIY; from the coding sequence ATGGCGCATGTCGGCAACAAAGCTGTTTTTTTTGACAGGGATGGCGTGATTCTCAAAGCGGTAGTAGATGCCGGCGTGCCGCGGCCGCCGTACAGCGTTGCTGAATATAAAGAGAAAAGCGGAATTATGCCTGGGGCAAAAGAAGCGGTTGAAGCGGTGCGCAGAAACGGCTTTCTTGCTATTTTGGCAACGAACCAGCCGGATATTCGGTATGGGAGGATCACAAAGGAAGACTGGCAGTGGATACAGAACCAGATTGTGGATATTCCGTTTGACGATATTTTTATATGCTTTCACGGACGAGATGACGGGTGCGAGTGCAAAAAACCGAAGCCGGGAATGCTGATTGCGGCCGCAAAAAAATGGGGGATTGATTTAAAAAAAACTTTTATGGTCGGGGATTCTGAAAGCGACGTGAAAGCCGGCCAAGCCGCAGGATGCAAAATAATTTTAATAGACCATGAACAAAATAAAAATTTGGAGCCCGATTTCAGGGTGACAAATTTATCGGAAGTGGTAAAATTGATAAATGAAAATATTTATTGA
- a CDS encoding HAD hydrolase-like protein has product MPDRFFEELDMPRQGAVIFLDIDGTLRPDGDQGMSQEVLNKLAELKAKNEVHLISNKGNGAKKPSREAAEGVDMAGKKVVVIGDKFLTDGLFAKNIGAEFVKVRRKISGRENFFVKVAYFIDDFISAILWKQKNI; this is encoded by the coding sequence ATGCCGGATAGATTTTTTGAGGAGCTGGATATGCCGCGGCAGGGGGCTGTGATTTTTTTGGACATTGACGGCACTTTGCGGCCGGACGGAGATCAAGGAATGAGTCAGGAGGTTTTAAATAAGCTGGCGGAGCTTAAGGCCAAAAACGAAGTTCATTTAATCAGCAATAAAGGCAACGGCGCAAAAAAGCCGAGCCGAGAAGCGGCAGAGGGCGTTGATATGGCCGGGAAAAAAGTTGTGGTGATAGGCGATAAATTTTTGACGGACGGGCTGTTCGCGAAAAATATCGGAGCCGAATTCGTTAAAGTCAGAAGAAAAATTTCAGGCCGGGAGAATTTTTTTGTTAAAGTCGCGTATTTTATTGACGATTTTATTTCTGCTATATTATGGAAACAAAAAAATATTTAA